Sequence from the Aromatoleum petrolei genome:
TCTGTTAGGAGATTGCACATGGCAACGATCACCCTCGCCCCGTCCGTATCGACCGACCATGCCGACGACCTGGCCGGAGACATCAGCTCCACCACCGTTGTGTCGGCCACGACCTCGCAGATCACGCTCAGCCTGACCTATGAGGGCGACGACCTGCCGCACGCGAGCACTCTCGTGATCAACGGCAATTTCCCCGCCAGCGATCTGAGCGCGGGCACGATCTCCTCCCTCGATTTCCGCGATGGGGGCGGCGCTTCGCTGATGCTTGTCAGCGATCTGTCCCTCACGACCACGCAGTTCAGCGCCCTCCTGCTCAATGAAGAGCTCTTCGAGGACTTCGTGGAAGACATCGTGCACGCGCAGTTCCCCGGCACCGACTTCGATGACCATGGCGGCCACAAGGACGACGACACCTACAACGGGACCGGCAGCGACGACACCGTGCACTATGATGATTCGTCGAAGAAAGTCACCGTTAACCTCACGAGCGGCTCGTCCCGCGGCCAGGGCACCGACACCCTCATCGGCATCGAGAACATCGTCGGCTCGCGCGGCAGCGACAACATCACCGGCAGCGATCTCGACAACGTGCTCGATGGCAACGACGGTAACGACAAGCTGTTCGGCCTCGCGGGCGACGACCAACTCCTCGGCGGCAAGGGTAACGATCACCTCTCCGGCGGCGACGGTGACGACGACCTGCTCGGCGACCGCGGCAACGACCAACTCGATGGCGGCGCCGGGAACGACTTCCTCGACGGTGACGACGGCAACGACAAGCTGACCGGCGGCGACGGCGACGACGAGATCCACGGCGGCAGCGGCAACGACAATATCAGCGCCGGGAGTGGTTTCAATGTCGTCGATGCAGGCAGCGGCAACGACAAGATTACCGCCGGCGACGACGACGACATCATCGACGGCGGCGCAGGCAACGACACCATCATGTCCGGCGGCGGCAACGACACCATCAACGGCGGCGCCGGCAAGGACAACATCAAGGCCGGAGCCGGCGACGACTTCATCGACGGCGGCGCCGATGCGGACAAGATGGCTGGCGGTGACGGCAACGACACCTACGTCGTCGACAACGCCAAGGACAAGATCGTCGAGCAAGCCGGCCAAGGCAACGACACGGTGATCGCCTCGTCCGACTTCAGTCTGGCGAAGCTCGCCAACGTCGAGAACATTGAGCTCACCGGCACTGGCGCATTCAGCGCAACCGGCAACGCCGGCGCCAACATCCTCGACGGCAACGCGGGTTCGAACGTCCTCGCCGGCGGCGCAGGCGCCGACGTGTTCGTGTTCGATGACCTCACCGGCACCGACACGATCACCGACTTCGTCAGCGGCACCGACGAAATCTGGATCGACAACAGCGTGTTCACCGCCTTCACCACCGATGGTGCCCTCGCGGCCGGCAACTTCGTCAGCGGCGCAGGCGCGGTGGCTCTGGAAGCCGACGACCTGCTAGTCTTCGACACGTCCAACGGCGCGCTGTACTACGACGCCGACGGCAACGGCGCAGACGCTGCGGTGCAAATCGCAACGCTGAGCGCCGGAACACTGACGGCGGACGACGTCACCGTCATCTGACCGCTACGCATCCGTGGCTGCACCGGGGCAAGCGCTCCCGCCGAATCCGGCGGGGCGTCTGCCCCGTTTCCATTAACGACCGCGCCGCCCTCAGGCCCCGCGCCCCTCGCTCACCGCCTCTCGCGCATTCTCGTCCGCATTACGGCTCCGG
This genomic interval carries:
- a CDS encoding calcium-binding protein, with product MATITLAPSVSTDHADDLAGDISSTTVVSATTSQITLSLTYEGDDLPHASTLVINGNFPASDLSAGTISSLDFRDGGGASLMLVSDLSLTTTQFSALLLNEELFEDFVEDIVHAQFPGTDFDDHGGHKDDDTYNGTGSDDTVHYDDSSKKVTVNLTSGSSRGQGTDTLIGIENIVGSRGSDNITGSDLDNVLDGNDGNDKLFGLAGDDQLLGGKGNDHLSGGDGDDDLLGDRGNDQLDGGAGNDFLDGDDGNDKLTGGDGDDEIHGGSGNDNISAGSGFNVVDAGSGNDKITAGDDDDIIDGGAGNDTIMSGGGNDTINGGAGKDNIKAGAGDDFIDGGADADKMAGGDGNDTYVVDNAKDKIVEQAGQGNDTVIASSDFSLAKLANVENIELTGTGAFSATGNAGANILDGNAGSNVLAGGAGADVFVFDDLTGTDTITDFVSGTDEIWIDNSVFTAFTTDGALAAGNFVSGAGAVALEADDLLVFDTSNGALYYDADGNGADAAVQIATLSAGTLTADDVTVI